GTATTTTTTTTATGATGATGATTTTGTCATCTTGAACCAATGTTGATGTTGTTTCTAATTCACAGGCTTTTTTTCCGTTCGGTCCTATAATACTTTGTTTCCATAATAGAACCCCCGTATCCATTCTGAATACTTGTGATTCCACAGTTATTTCAGCGTCAGCAAATTGTTGGTCTAAAAATCTGACATATGTGGATCCAGGAACATAACGTGAATTTGTATTTAACATTTGTTCTATGGAATATCCGAATTCCTTTAGAATTTCGCATCTTGCATCGTAACCAAATTTTTCATATGTTCTACTTGTGACATGACGGTTCCAGTCTAAATCAAAGTGGTGTGTAGTTAAGTTTTTTCGAAAAATTTGATTCATTCGTCCTTTTTCTTCATTCCAAGTTGAGGGTAAAGTAGAATTCAAGGGTTAATGTTTTTTCGCATATCATCCCAATCAGTTTTGATTTTTTCTAAACTATGGTTTTAGATAGTTGTATCAAATTCTGAGAATGTATAGTTTAAAAGTGAAACTATTTTTTCCGGCTCGATTGTCTGTGATACAACGGTAAATTCAACTATGTGAGCAAAAAGTATTGTTGCTTCGTTTGTTTTGTCTGCTTTGACTTTGTCTTTTGATTTGAGTCGTTCAGCAATGATAGGTGGGGGATTTTCAGATGGGGTTATTGGCGTTGGAGGCCTAAAAGTTTACTGATAGATTCCAAATCTTCTTCTTTTCCAGTTAATTCAACAAAGTAATGTATTTGCCATTTTTTTGTTGATAACCCTTGTTTGTTGGCAGGTGTGTCCCAAGAGGGGTAAATGCGGAATCCTCGTTTACCTTCATGTTTTCCGGATAATATTCCTTTTTCACTTAAAATTTGTTTTGTAAAAAAGAAATATCCTAT
This genomic stretch from Leptospira congkakensis harbors:
- a CDS encoding adenylate/guanylate cyclase domain-containing protein, producing the protein MTPSENPPPIIAERLKSKDKVKADKTNEATILFAHIVEFTVVSQTIEPEKIVSLLNYTFSEFDTTI